The following proteins are co-located in the Penaeus vannamei isolate JL-2024 chromosome 34, ASM4276789v1, whole genome shotgun sequence genome:
- the LOC113809682 gene encoding uncharacterized protein has translation MAAIWVAWALAVTWAAGARAVPLPQTGPQDAPPEGPQQEADPTQASAAGPSTLSSPPGGAARPPAGRLLPMALGKPVDVVRLVHPTLAQGVASLEELGFSGQSPGPDQEDHFGIGSTQGLGGFGGEPFGSGEFSGAGGFGSGEFGGAGGFGSGEFRGAGGFGNGEVFGAGGFPSNGFQNFGFNHPGFHNGFAGSLGFGDPAFVTGGAPGFAQAGAFGFPHFGGGHFNGFNGGLNGRPFSLSTGGFNPAVVSQPTRVIVQTVPVVVDIVNRTHGSLIPHSQAPPSAFAAPPLQGRTNFGEGFFSPGFGGFQQQVNNVDPFTLPSPFGSHLEEAVVQGNPENSRPGAGADTSQGSSSNSMADLIGMPVSVVATVNRKGAALVDEISEQNGALSGGPQDQADQSPQVPQLPAGNAAAALVPSANALGEASLDASATLSASTATASLDQPKDSISLGQSVSVAAAAQESSVNPISGDVPQDQTDALASASGSGKSLDAAGSSDLNTVNESLSEDILPVPAALSTFAALGTPPIFRGDTNKSLQALKEKLTGKGAATGSPSADPEAITLQEQTDNSHLSGSSGNPGQDSGQVLTEQTLPAMMELKVIPMGVVASSGHGAGVDNIASAVTSPGIVKAEVRPLSINTPTSSLTGSVPEKMSVTQMLAQQVKQAMSELLQASPVASGGLSGPAVGDAIVQNPSAAVAISKIGILDTQDTSLSSVGEQTHISTNPGEGKSLSQSARPTHLPVAPGGSTDASVHGLLENVDTAAIGVLGSAAVDLAMAHGEPSATVQIQEASTSTDAQAPHTSTSATVAQTTSDVTPTVTLNLEALARPGLAIAHGQPVLTGASVNPRGNQGIAQGQDFPAMGTSTTAGLSVQNQGGSDKTSGPALSGSNADTATVVEQSPLPASNIAPDTKRLHEIPALNIAGVVSSAAASDTTASGLSNIAASQGPNSKQAGDEIGPVATSRIGLAPVVASFATGEAINTSSTTATLAAPLVLNSGPHSFPKDMQIGKSVAVPNPTTHIPVTTTQKAPSSPSSAIKITNFSTCGTLSTTATTSTSTPPAHVTDAAVETQTSASASSQLFPDQSTSRPVLPAVSPSLHTGSEQLVAKTAIGKSVLSSAVGTSASLGSRLASGIERSKTVEPHVTTGSIGNTATRTSTGSTVNTETSVVEGSLGKIGQVNPNESNLPVQNTLQIQTVAPDIKTQANSVQQQTQDVHATASVTGQASKVIPGIVLALPFSSFFSSSAFQAASGNPNSAIGSQSSTGNFLENFSITSDPNQFVQLLRNFHLAQTSSGGEGKSVEASFVKSLPASTTATSHGQTVVSANTQTTPSLATSVPVTPIPVTSAPVSPVPVASAPVTPVPVALAPVTPVPVASAPVTPVPVASAPATPVPVALAPVTQVPSTSSAPQPPSPSVSTSRPRVVSVISPSGSITFLSEDQARLTTSLGFGVPLQAASGNASTATGLKSIQEPPLTKPGNTLKRELSPIPPVRT, from the exons ATATGGGTAGCGTGGGCGCTGGCCGTGACGTGGGCGGCGGGGGCAAGGGCGGTGCCCCTCCCCCAGACAGGACCCCAGGATGCACCACCGGAAGGACCCCAGCAAGAAGCGGATCCGACGCAG GCTTCCGCCGCCGGGCCGAGCACCTTGAGCAGCCCGCCGGGAGGCGCAGCCAGGCCTCCGGCGGGGCGTCTCCTCCCCATGGCCCTTGGGAAACCCGTGGATGTGGTGCGGCTGGTCCACCCGACCCTGGCCCAGGGCGTGGCGTCTTTGGAGGAGCTGGGCTTCTCCGGGCAGAGCCCAGGGCCTGACCAGGAGGACCACTTCGGCATCGGCTCGACCCAGGGTCTCGGCGGCTTCGGCGGAGAGCCCTTCGGCAGCGGCGAGTTCAGCGGCGCAGGGGGCTTCGGCAGCGGCGAGTTCGGCGGCGCAGGGGGCTTCGGCAGCGGCGAGTTCAGAGGAGCAGGAGGCTTCGGCAACGGGGAGGTGTTCGGCGCGGGAGGTTTCCCGTCCAACGGCTTCCAAAATTTCGGATTCAATCATCCCGGTTTCCATAATGGCTTCGCTGGCAGTCTGGGCTTTGGCGATCCGGCCTTTGTCACCGGAGGAGCGCCTGGCTTCGCGCAGGCCGGGGCGTTCGGCTTTCCGCACTTTGGGGGAGGACATTTCAATGGGTTTAACGGCGGCTTGAATGGCCGGCCCTTCTCGCTGTCGACCGGCGGCTTCAACCCCGCCGTCGTGTCCCAGCCAACGCGCGTCATTGTGCAGACAGTGCCGGTGGTGGTCGACATCGTGAACCGCACTCACGGATCCCTTATTCCGCACTCTCAGGCGCCGCCGAGTGCCTTCGCGGCGCCTCCTCTCCAGGGAAGGACCAACTTTGGAGAAGGGTTTTTCAGTCCCGGCTTTGGGGGCTTCCAGCAGCAGGTCAATAATGTCGACCCCtttacactcccctctcccttcggcTCCCACCTGGAGGAAGCGGTTGTGCAAGGAAATCCGGAGAACTCTAGGCCTGGCGCAGGAGCAGACACATCTCAAGGAAGTTCCTCAAACTCCATGGCGGATCTGATCGGTATGCCAGTAAGTGTTGTCGCTACAGTGAACCGCAAAGGAGCAGCCCTTGTGGACGAAATCTCTGAACAAAATGGCGCTCTGAGTGGTGGTCCTCAAGACCAGGCAGATCAGTCCCCACAAGTGCCTCAGTTGCCAGCAGGGAATGCAGCCGCTGCCCTCGTCCCATCAGCTAACGCTCTAGGCGAGGCGAGTCTCGACGCTTCGGCTACACTCTCAGCGTCGACGGCCACAGCCTCGCTGGATCAGCCAAAGGATTCGATTTCGCTGGGCCAGTCAGTCTCCGTCGCTGCTGCGGCACAAGAGTCTAGCGTCAATCCCATAAGTGGCGATGTCCCTCAAGACCAGACGGACGCCCTAGCCTCTGCTAGTGGAAGTGGAAAGTCCCTGGACGCTGCTGGAAGCTCAGATCTCAACACGGTGAACGAAAGCTTGTCTGAGGACATCCTGCCTGTTCCGGCTGCTCTGTCGACTTTTGCCGCCTTGGGAACCCCGCCCATTTTCAGGGGAGACACTAACAAAAGCCTTCAGGCCTTAAAGGAGAAGCTGACAGGTAAAGGTGCCGCTACAGGATCCCCATCAGCAGATCCTGAGGCAATAACCCTCCAGGAACAAACGGATAACTCTCACCTTTCAGGGTCCTCGGGAAATCCTGGGCAAGATTCAGGTCAAGTGTTGACAGAACAAACTCTTCCTGCTATGATGGAGCTTAAGGTCATACCAATGGGTGTGGTAGCTTCTTCGGGCCACGGTGCCGGTGTAGACAATATTGCTTCGGCAGTGACATCACCTGGCATTGTTAAGGCAGAAGTTAGACCTCTCAGTATAAACACTCCAACTTCTTCATTGACAGGAAGTGTGCCAGAAAAGATGAGCGTCACCCAAATGCTTGCACAGCAAGTCAAGCAGGCCATGTCTGAGTTACTTCAGGCATCGCCAGTCGCCTCAGGTGGCCTCTCAGGTCCTGCAGTGGGAGACGCAATCGTGCAGAATCCTTCAGCTGCCGTTGCCATCAGCAAAATTGGTATTCTAGATACCCAGGACACATCGCTGAGTTCAGTTGGCGAGCAAACGCACATTTCGACTAACCCTGGAGAGGGGAAATCTCTGAGCCAGAGTGCGAGGCCTACACACCTTCCTGTAGCCCCTGGAGGATCCACTGATGCCTCTGTTCATGGTCTCCTCGAAAATGTTGACACCGCTGCGATAGGGGTGTTGGGGTCTGCCGCAGTTGACTTGGCAATGGCGCATGGAGAGCCGTCTGCTACAGTGCAAATTCAGGAGGCGTCCACTTCAACCGATGCCCAAGCTCCTCACACTTCCACCAGTGCCACAGTCGCTCAAACTACCAGTGACGTGACACCAACAGTAACTCTTAATCTGGAGGCGCTGGCTCGCCCCGGCCTCGCAATTGCTCATGGGCAGCCTGTGCTTACAGGGGCCAGTGTAAATCCAAGAGGGAACCAAGGTATTGCTCAGGGACAGGACTTTCCTGCCATGGGCACCTCAACCACAGCAGGCCTGTCAGTACAAAATCAAGGCGGTTCAGATAAAACTTCTGGTCCTGCATTGTCAGGAAGCAATGCAGATACTGCTACAGTAGTAGAACAGTCACCGTTACCAGCAAGCAATATAGCACCAGACACGAAGAGACTTCATGAAATACCTGCTTTGAACATTGCTGGTGTTGTTTCCTCGGCAGCTGCTTCAGATACTACAGCATCAGGTTTATCAAATATTGCTGCCAGTCAAGGTCCCAATAGTAAGCAGGCTGGCGACGAGATAGGACCAGTGGCCACTTCAAGAATTGGATTAGCTCCTGTTGTAGCTTCCTTTGCTACAGGAGAAGCCATCAACACTTCATCCACCACTGCCACATTGGCAGCACCCTTGGTACTGAACAGTGGACCCCATTCCTTCCCAAAAGACATGCAGATTGGCAAAAGTGTGGCAGTGCCCAATCCCACCACACATATTCCTGTCACCACCACGCAGAAGGctccatcatctccctcctctgcAATTAAGATTACTAACTTCAGCACATGTGGAACCCTTTCCACCACAGCTACGACCTCCACCAGTACACCTCCTGCTCATGTCACAGATGCTGCAGTTGAGACACAGACATCTGCATCTGCTTCTTCTCAACTGTTCCCTGACCAAAGCACATCCCGGCCCGTCCTCCCCGCTGTTTCGCCCTCCCTTCATACAGGTAGTGAACAACTAGTTGCCAAAACTGCCATTGGGAAATCAGTTTTAAGCTCAGCAGTTGGGACAAGTGCATCCTTAGGATCTAGATTGGCTAGCGGGATAGAAAGATCAAAAACAGTGGAACCGCATGTAACAACTGGATCTATTGGAAACACAGCAACAAGAACATCAACTGGATCTACAGTTAACACAGAAACAAGTGTGGTAGAAGGATCCCTTGGAAAGATAGGGCAGGTAAACCCTAATGAATCTAATCTACCAGTGCAGAATACTTTACAAATACAGACAGTGGCACCTGACATAAAGACACAGGCAAATTCAGTCCAGCAGCAGACACAAGATGTGCATGCAACTGCTTCAGTGACTGGACAAGCAAGCAAAGTGATTCCTGGTATCGTGCTGGCTCTACCATTTagctctttcttttcgtcttcagCATTTCAGGCAGCCTCAGGAAACCCCAACTCAGCCATTGGCAGCCAGTCATCCACGGGTAATTTCCTAGAAAACTTTTCTATTACTTCTGATCCTAATCAGTTTGTCCAACTGCTCAGGAATTTTCATCTTGCCCAGACATCGTCTGGTGGAGAAGGAAAGTCAGTAGAGGCAAGCTTTGTCAAGAGCCTCCCTGCATCAACTACAGCAACCTCTCATGGACAAACTGTTGTAAGTGCCAATACTCAGACTACACCATCCCTTGCTACATCAGTTCCTGTAACACCGATCCCTGTTACATCAGCCCCTGTATCCCCAGTGCCTGTCGCATCAGCCCCTGTAACACCAGTGCCTGTTGCATTAGCCCCTGTAACACCAGTGCCTGTCGCATCAGCCCCTGTAACACCAGTGCCTGTCGCATCAGCCCCTGCAACACCAGTCCCTGTTGCATTAGCCCCTGTAACCCAAGTTCCTAGTACATCATCTGCTCCACAACCCCCCTCTCCATCTGTGAGTACAAGCAGACCCAGAGTGGTGTCTGTTATATCCCCTTCAGGATCAATCACATTCCTGTCTGAAGACCAGGCCAGACTAACCACTTCACTGGGCTTTGGCGTGCCCCTCCAAGCTGCCTCAGGAAATGCATCAACAGCCACTGGGCTGAAAAGTATACAGGAACCTCCACTCACAAAGCCAGGAAATACACTGAAGAGAGAATTGTCACCAATACCTCCGGTCAGAACTTAA